In Plasmodium gaboni strain SY75 chromosome 8, whole genome shotgun sequence, one DNA window encodes the following:
- a CDS encoding putative membrane protein (conserved Plasmodium membrane protein, unknown function), giving the protein YDNNQNYDNNQNYDNNQNYDNNQNSYSNVKNLFSLNNNNQNEDAFNNYKNITSSFTTSSSSCIYSSSSNIYNEHDYQEKEKKMESTNCLKDTQQNGINNNYYNNSYDNNSFNSDALNNEINTLSHSSDIHKNLISNINVRSDGISDISFSKNSIFNQDINNFVLINNDKNNKNINKIYNTNYISYAFHILKQNKINLCNLIDENKLYYHNNNENTLFIHFKNEFLKKEIEKNVDIPNIIVLKKIMIIKILFFLYKHNNLLIIKLYILKTLSILSNHLIYEEDIENFIRIFNYFVTHFLKQNDFTNTHTSTLLKHEKKNNVNTHSTQLLNKQKYKKNHKFQNIQEKNINEILYSNSYNSDHTSYLGSVIMSSDSSTQEQKNNKNNKKNKINKKNYLNNFVSYLLNKNHMLILEETNSSYYNKNVLKNFIRIYITDIIHKLLKYKNKIILNSILYIFSSNKNIPFFNLFYIVNKEAIEQILKEPFFYLTVERKCINDKESKKENQDTHININHNNNHFEIKKENYKHEDQKSNNIYHISYQHSYLNILNEHFFQSFQFDNISLNNVKTLFYFSFFNFINDKDSMIIFRKKTLTFLNILNDIYFFKTNKYVFYREKYKNFFLCADKTNDFACISQANDVTRAGKMNELLCTSQVNKKLQNNERVGVLSYKDRNNLKIESMNGNKYINIEDAVIDKKNKTGIKYDMKNNDMNNSNMMHSNSDNSNKFSDDDDDGDYYYYYYSSSSCSVSISCASYNSVDDSSTVHNVSDGNNESVDDDFSISSISNKSFKNRIIKSYDNIYNEDINTNENIQMNFDIKECSYIYMYKIGLYCIISGYYNYGYKIFGKLYVMVNKRDIKLWLECLLNYCKFYYLNKRKPKQRKHLYIRKTNDKNNMYNNIKNNRDELYHNKNDFFTHCNYNIGYINPSKCLEKAQECVKQIISYKENFFHVFLFLQIKKNIYKAIENLIILINDIKDEINYTVKYFTYNIQEYIYFLKSIFIYLILLLNFKYEFSRLSKRILYIYIVLIKTLYVICIFMKNKIIPYLFLNSSFLLNTLMDYNYASGSEQNESDSEEDDERDNKSDNNNVYNKDHYNEGIYDQDNNIINVKKKKRKMNLFMWGDDYTGYNFTRLYLERKKEKIIQKNLFSKELKDVDGKSFQEIFEYIKNLWKVSGENFFFYYHIHNLNEMYHNLFKDNIINKKKILNFLKVYLLILNKINYPTPPRFLSSRAFPYIVSRAYIYKSNLVKMQYEVESVKCIGHLENAQAHIIKHFYYCNIKLVLRNKIIRNINVKAKGLSIFYTFHIQIQNEDLKNFHIFIIPLDKHKQVLGQAKPTDFFIKYI; this is encoded by the exons attatgataataatcaaaattatgataataatcaaaattatgataataatcaaaattatgataataatcaaaattCTTATTCAAATGTTAAAAATTTGTTCtcattaaataataacaacCAAAATGAAGATGCgtttaataattataaaaatataactaGCAGCTTCACCACTTCTTCGAGTAGTTGTATATatagtagtagtagtaatatatataatgagCATGATTATcaagaaaaagaaaaaaaaatggaatCAACAAATTGTTTAAAAGATACACAACAAAATGGTATTAATaacaattattataataatagttatgataataatagttTTAATAGTGATGctttaaataatgaaataaatacaCTTTCTCATTCTTCAgatatacataaaaatttaatatctaatataaatgttaGAAGTGATGGAATAAGCGATATTAGCTTTTCTAAAAATTCCATTTTTAATcaagatataaataattttgttctcataaataatgataaaaacaataaaaatataaataaaatatataacacaaattatatatcttatgcttttcatattttaaaacaaaataaaataaatctATGCAACCTTATcgatgaaaataaattatattatcataacaataatgaaaatactctatttatacattttaaaaatgaattcttaaaaaaagaaatagaaaaaaatgttgATATACCAAATATTATTgtcttaaaaaaaattatgattataaaaattcttttttttctttataaacataacaacttattaattattaaattatatattcttaaaaCATTATCCATTTTATCAAACCATTTAATTTATGAAGAAGATATAGAAAACTTTATAAGAATATTCAATTATTTTGTTacacattttttaaaacaaaatgattTTACTAATACACACACATCAACTTTATTAAAAcatgagaaaaaaaataatgtaaataCACATTCTACACAGTTATTaaacaaacaaaaatataaaaaaaatcataaatttcaaaatatccaagaaaaaaatataaatgaaatattatatagtaattcatataattcGGATCACACATCTTATTTAGGAAGTGTAATTATGTCATCAGATTCATCTACAcaagaacaaaaaaataataaaaataataaaaaaaataaaataaataaaaaaaattatcttAACAATTTTGTAAGTTATCTgttaaataaaaatcatatGCTCATATTAGAAGAAACAAATAGctcatattataataaaaatgtattaaaaaattttatacgtatttatataacagatattatacataaattattgaaatataaaaacaaaataatattgaattctattctttatattttttcaagtaataaaaatataccCTTCTTTAATTTGTTCTATATTGTTAATAAAGAAGCTATTGAACAAATTTTGAAAGAACctttcttttatttaacAGTAGAAAGAAAATGTATAAACGATAAGGAAAGCAAAAAGGAAAACCAAGATActcatataaatattaatcataataataatcattttgaaataaaaaaagaaaactATAAACATGAAGACcaaaaaagtaataatatatatcacaTTTCTTATCAACACTCTTACCTTAACATTTTAAACGAACACTTTTTTCAATCATTCCAATTCGATAATATTAGCCTCAATAATGTCAAAAcccttttttatttctctttttttaattttattaatgataaagattctatgattatatttagaaaaaaaactCTCACATTCTTAAATATTctaaatgatatatatttttttaaaaccAACAAATACGTGTTTTATCGGGAAAAgtataaaaatttttttttgtgtgCAGACAAAACAAATGATTTTGCATGTATAAGTCAGGCAAATGACGTAACACGTGCAGGCAAAATGAACGAATTATTATGTACAAGTCAGGTAAATAAAAAGTTGCAAAATAATGAAAGAGTGGGAgtattatcatataaagATAGGAATAATTTGAAGATTGAAAGTATGAATggaaataaatatattaatattgaAGATGCTGTtatagataaaaaaaataagacaggcataaaatatgatatgaaaaataatgatatgaataataGCAATATGATGCATAGTAATAGTGATAACTCAAATAAATTTTctgatgatgatgatgatggtgattattattattattattattctaGTTCTTCATGTAGTGTATCTATATCATGTGCATCATATAATTCTGTTGATGATAGTAGTACTGTTCATAATGTATCAGATGGTAATAACGAATCTGTTGATGATGACTTTTCAATTTCTTCTATATCGAAtaaatcatttaaaaataggataataaaatcatatgacaatatatataatgaagatataaatacaaatgaaaatatacaaatgaattttgatataaaagaatgttcatatatatatatgtataaaattGGTTTGTATTGTATAATATCGggttattataattatggatataaaatatttggAAAATTATATGTGATGGTTAATAAGAGagatataaaattatgGTTAGAAtgtttattaaattattgtaaattttattatttaaataaaagaaaacctaaacaaagaaaacatttatatataagaaaaacGAATGATAAGAacaatatgtataataatataaaaaataatagagacgaattatatcataataagAACGATTTTTTTACTCACtgtaattataatattgGTTATATAAATCCTTCTAAATGTTTAGAAAAAGCTCAAGAGTGTgtaaaacaaataataagttataaagaaaatttttttcatgtgttcttatttttacaaataaaaaaaaatatatataaagctatagaaaatttaattattttaataaatgatataaaagatgaaataaattatactgtgaaatattttacatataatattcaagaatatatatattttttaaaaagtattttcatatacttaatattactattaaattttaaatatgaattttCAAGATTATCgaaaagaatattatatatatatattgtattgATTAAAACGTTATATGTTATATGCATTTTTATgaagaataaaataattccatatttatttttgaattcttcctttttattaaatacaCTTATGGATTATAATTATGCAAGTGGTTCTGAACAAAATGAAAGTGACAGTGAAGAGGATGATGAACGTGACAACAAAAGTgacaataataatgtttATAATAAGGATCATTATAATGAAGGCATTTATGACCAGGATAATAACATTATaaatgttaaaaaaaagaaaagaaaaatgaaCTTATTTATGTGGGGAGATGATTATACAGGATATAATTTTACAAGATTATATTTggaaagaaaaaaagaaaagataatacaaaaaaatcTTTTTTCAAAAGAATTGAAAGATGTCGATGGCAAATCGTTTCAAGAaatttttgaatatataaaaaatttgtGGAAAGTATCAGgagaaaatttttttttttattatcatatacataatttaaatgaaatgtatcataatttatttaaagataatattataaataaaaaaaaaatcctcaattttttaaaagtCTATCTTTTAATTCTAAACAAAATTAATTATCCGACTCCTCCTCGTTTCTTGTCATCTCGTGCTTTTCCCTATATAGTTAGTCGGGCATACATATACAAATCG aaCCTTGTAAAAATGCAGTATGAAGTGGAGTCCGTTAAATGTATAGGCCACTTGGAAAACGCCCAA gctcatataattaaacatttttattattgtaatattaaattagttttgagaaataaaattataagaaatataaatgtaaaagCTAAAGGACtttctatattttatacGTTTCATATACAAATACAAAACGAAGATTTAAAgaattttcatatattcattatacCACTGGATAAACATAAACAAGTATTGGGTCAAGCCAAGCCAACtgatttttttattaaatatatataa
- a CDS encoding putative DnaJ protein: MSNWNFFNDYLNWFNGTTESTTFHSRSGKKGSNKSVSTNATSINPNKNDMNEYSINQPNNSQHNSDEIKASNIAFEKDVSKIKCAKKYNPFIKKKEKTNKEYNNINSEKEDNKSEIKCESINTNANTNITCDKGNDKNMPKNKNKDTNFFNQLGLSNWLPNYDMPIYNEYKKGYYLDKEAKEVLSKKGSKKSNVIKIGGDSSNSNMNDFNVSDCCNTCVDTTYYDALNIKPTAKLSEIKTSYYKLALKYHPDKNSNDPEAKLKFQKINEAYQVLSDDERRRQYNKYGLNATKDMILIDPSIFFMMLFSSEELSDYTGTLRIAFFVQLAFEGNMSIEDKKSSNNVMINEMEVEQKIREVELALLLRNRLQPYVDGDMKWEEQMENEIKGLLESSFSSSILESIGWTYENVATSYIAEVTTLWGVGATVANIQAAGRTIGNTFSAAKSMFNTVVTIKDFSLNSEKINSIKEKKDNLKTSSNNSLNNNSSSYKGSNENINSDNQMDPKKNIINPNLNINSSNNINNLNESNTNENKEEEKKHTLIDKEENKALGVIIKNVLTLVLWDIESTVRQATDKVIRDEGVNIEIRLKRAEGMKILGKLMQKWSRIKNDKSDTTDIDATKLLEKAIIKASKMPNEEDPSD, encoded by the coding sequence atgtcAAATTggaatttttttaatgattACCTTAATTGGTTTAATGGGACCACCGAATCTACTACATTTCATAGTAGAAGTGGTAAAAAGGGTTCTAACAAAAGTGTATCTACAAATGCTACATCTATAAACCctaataaaaatgatatgaATGAGTATAGTATCAATCAACCTAATAATAGTCAACATAATAGTGATGAAATAAAGGCCTCTAATATTGCCTTTGAAAAAGATGTaagtaaaataaaatgtgCCAAGAAATACAATccatttattaaaaaaaaagaaaaaactaataaagaatataataatataaatagtGAAAAGGAGGATAATAAAAGTGAAATAAAATGTGAGAGTATAAATACAAATGcaaatacaaatataacGTGCGATAAAGGgaatgataaaaatatgcccaaaaataaaaataaagatactaatttttttaatcaACTAGGGTTATCGAACTGGTTACCTAATTATGATATGCCAATTTATAACGAATATAAAAAAGGCTATTATTTAGATAAAGAAGCTAAAGAAgtattatcaaaaaaaggttctaaaaaaagtaatgttataaaaatagGAGGTGATAGTAGCAATAGTAATATGAACGATTTTAATGTCTCCGATTGTTGTAATACATGTGTTGATACAACTTATTATGATgctttaaatataaaaccGACAGCTAAATTAAGTGAAATAAAAACAAGTTATTATAAACTAGCTTTAAAATATCATCCAGATAAAAATTCTAATGATCCAGAAgcaaaattaaaatttcaaaaaataaatgaagCATATCAAGTATTAAGTGATGATGAAAGAAGAAgacaatataataaatatggaTTAAATGCAACGAAAGATATGATATTAATTGATCCTTCAATTTTCTTTATGATGTTATTTAGTTCAGAAGAATTAAGTGATTATACTGGTACTCTGAGAATAGCTTTTTTTGTTCAGCTAGCTTTTGAAGGAAATATGTCAATTGAAGATAAAAAATCATCAAATAACGTTATGATAAATGAAATGGAAGtagaacaaaaaataaGAGAAGTTGAATTGGCACTACTCTTAAGAAATAGATTACAACCATATGTAGATGGAGATATGAAATGGGAAGAACAAATGgaaaatgaaattaaagGATTACTTGAATCTTCATTTTCAAGTTCCATATTAGAATCTATAGGATGGACATATGAAAATGTCGCAACATCATATATAGCAGAAGTAACCACATTATGGGGTGTTGGAGCAACTGTAGCAAATATTCAAGCAGCTGGAAGGACCATTGGAAATACATTCAGCGCAGCTAAGTCTATGTTTAATACTGTAGTAACTATAAAAGATTTTTCATTGAACAgtgaaaaaattaattcaataaaagaaaagaaagataatttaaaaaCTTCATCCAATAATTCtttgaataataattcttcttCATATAAAGGATCcaatgaaaatataaattcGGATAATCAAATGGACCctaaaaagaatattataaatcCTAATCTTAATATAAACAGTTcaaacaatataaataatctGAATGAATCTAAtacaaatgaaaataaggaagaggaaaaaaaacacaCACTAATAGATAAGGAAGAAAATAAAGCACTAGGagttattataaaaaatgttctCACTTTAGTTTTATGGGATATTGAATCCACAGTAAGACAAGCCACAGATAAGGTTATAAGAGATGAAGGTGTCAACATTGAAATAAGATTAAAACGAGCAGAAGGAATGAAAATTTTAGGGAAGCTAATGCAAAAATGGTCaagaattaaaaatgataaatcTGATACAACTGATATAGATGCTACAAAATTGTTAGAAAAGGCTATAATCAAAGCATCGAAAATGCCAAACGAGGAAGATCCATCAGATTAA
- a CDS encoding putative kinesin-like protein produces the protein MYKRAYSESVVLSKNLYSKESVKDTHHKLKTNEVIEKTETKLENVVVRIRKLDENEKSTLHTDPNDKTALYFDKDFEIEKYNFDIVFDENDDNQTIFNNIGGHFIINNVCNGFKETIITYGQTGSGKTYTLFGSNKEYGIIYYFVHYLYKLCNSKNKNKKKAIYLSIYEILGDTLIDLISNLNEKNIEFYTEEYYLKTIRYSYKVVNIQNYDIAKKIIDSACLLRNVEATSQNMRSSRSHAIIQFFVNISDCTLHNGIETIRDYYGVLTLVDLVGCEREEFNTNKNEHRNDKTSSKFLNSSLTSLNKMLRKMQMGNLDESDKRQSVLCKVLFNYIQKTCGVCLIFCFNPKISQKSLTSSTLIMASDCKKIKSKRKQLIYVKSENKESFFKKIANDESSKKGNNKENEKKYEESNWENYNTIKKNVENGKDKEEEMEKKHLENITNLVEVEENKYLRLENNCAIFLIYLNDDKQEDVINILNKKKDNGKLTSLKKILCDVINEQLKEEKKRKNVLEQLKSDNLKLKNENDYWKKEAYNYHNKLKILNKNYLKMNEFLLKTLNASTNDNNTSSDYTTSLFSKLDEQKVINAERQKNQPRGKNDMTFSSHNNDNMNNNMNNNMNNNMNNNMNNNMNNNMNNNMNNNMNNNMNSNMNNNMNNNMNNNMNNNGDNINNINNINYNNNYHYNNQVVNTYAQLKQKKQSVQKKSQHVLNNSSSDKDNSHNLTTYYNEDHLLLHKNNIQYNEEKNKQRKEYYKEVINNKESNINKSDEQMNNSIEDNLKNHILNNINNEKNYVNDYINNKSYQEEILYPNKEDNKYKSEKIMLHNNMIKGEIHRKKNIYEKYKENDVTNNMEIEMKNKKKINNFNSQNIQRNYSMKETTNMLSIDNNINKKYYQQNKNISPENTTHIITDQLNSLQKKKDTTKNIIHPLSNKDNKMLTNITIDSLATKIKNRLLKSRSLSIARENKM, from the exons ATGTATAAGAGAGCTTATAGCGAATCAGTAGTTCTATCAAAGAATTTATACA GCAAGGAAAGTGTTAAAGATACACACCATAAACTAAAAACAAATGAAGTTATAGAAAAGACAGAAACAAAACTAGAAAATGTTGTGGTTAGAATCAGAAAGTTagatgaaaatgaaaagtCCACATTACATACAGATCCAAATGATAAAACAgcattatattttgataaaGATTTtgaaatagaaaaatataatttcGATATAGTATTtgatgaaaatgatgataatcaaacaatatttaataatataggaggacattttattattaataatgtatGTAATGGATTTAAAGAAACCATAATTACTTATGGACAAACTGGAAGTGGTAAAACATACACATTATTTGGATCTAATAAAGAATATGGaatcatttattattttgttcattatttatacaaattatgtaattcaaaaaataaaaataaaaaaaaagctATTTATTTAAGTATTTATGAAATTTTGGGAGATACACTTATTGATCTTATATCCAACCTcaatgaaaaaaatattgaattCTATACGGAAGAATACTATCTCAAAACTATAAGATATTCTTATAAAGTTGTTAATATTcaaaattatgatataGCAAAAAAAATCATTGACAGTGCATGTCTTTTAAGAAACGTTGAGGCTACATCTCAAAATATGCG ATCAAGTAGGTCTCATGCAATAATCCAATTTTTTGTCAACATCTCCGATTGCACCTTACACAACGGCATTGAAACTATAAGAGATTATTACGGAGTTTTAACCTTAGTTGATCTGGTTGGATGTGAAAGAGAAGAATTTAATACAAATAAGAATGAACATAGAAATGATAAAACATCTAGcaaatttttaaattccTCCCTTACGTCACTAAACAAAATGTTGAGAAAAATGCAG ATGGGCAACCTTGATGAGTCAGATAAAAGACAAAGCGTTCTTTGCAAAGttctttttaattatatcCAGAAAACTTGTGGAGTTTGcttaatattttgttttaatcCAAAAATCAGCCAAAAAAGT CTAACTAGTTCCACTTTAATTATGGCTAGCGATTgcaaaaaaataaaaagcAAAAGAAAACAACTGATTTATGTAAAATCTGAAAACAAGGAGAgttttttcaaaaaaatagCTAACGATGAATCATCAAAGAAGggtaataataaagaaaacgaaaaaaaatatgaagaatCCAATTGGGAAAATTACAATACGATAAAAAAGAATGTAGAAAATGGGAAAGACAAAGAAGAGGAAATGGAAAAGAAACatttagaaaatataacTAATTTGGTAGAAgtagaagaaaataaatatttaagaCTTGAAAACAATTGTGcaatatttcttatatatttaaatgatgataaaCAAGAAGatgtaataaatattttaaataaaaaaaaagataatgGCAAATTAACTTctttaaagaaaatattatgtgATGTTATCAATGAACaattaaaagaagaaaaaaaacGAAAAAATGTATTAGAACAATTAAAAAGTGATAATTTGAAATTGAAAAATGAGAATGATTATTGGAAGAAAGAAGcttataattatcataataaattaaaaatattaaataaaaattatttaaaaatgaatgaGTTCCTTTTAAAAACATTAAATGCAAGtacaaatgataataatacttCATCAGATTATACTACGTCATTATTTTCCAAGTTGGATGAGCAAAAAGTTATAAATGCTGAAAGACAAAAAAATCAGCCACGAGGAAAAAATGACATGACTTTTTCTAGtcataataatgataatatgaataataatatgaataataatatgaataataatatgaataataatatgaataataacatgaataataacatgaataataatatgaataataacatgaataataatatgaatagtaacatgaataataacatgaataataatatgaataataatatgaataataatggtgataatattaataatatcaataatataaattataataataattatcattataataatcagGTTGTTAATACATATGCGCAACTCAAACAAAAGAAACAATCTGTTCAAAAGAAATCACAACATGTTTTGAATAATAGCTCAAGTGATAAAGACAATTCTCATAACTTGACAACTTATTATAATGAGgatcatttattattacataagaataatatacaatataatgaagagaaaaacaaacaaagaaaagaatattataaagaagtaataaataataaagaatcaaatattaataaatcGGATGAGCAAATGAATAATAGCATAGAAGATAACTTAAAAAATCACATacttaataatataaataatgaaaagaattatgtaaatgattatataaataataaaagttATCAAGAGGAAATTCTTTACCCCAATAAAGAAgataacaaatataaaagtgaaaaaattatgttacataataatatgataaaagGAGAAATCcatagaaaaaaaaatatttatgagaaatataaagaaaacgatgttacaaataatatggaaattgaaatgaaaaataaaaaaaaaataaataatttcaATTCTCAAAATATACAAAGAAATTATTCAATGAAAGAAACTACTAATATGTTGTctatagataataatataaataaaaaatattatcaacaaaataaaaacatttcTCCTGAGAACACTACTCATATTATAACAGACCAATTGAATTcattacaaaaaaaaaaagatacaacaaaaaatattattcatcCTTTATCgaataaagataataaaatgttaACAAATATTACTATTGATTCTTTAGcaacaaaaataaaaaatagaCTCTTGAAATCGAGAAGTTTGTCAATAGCTAGGGAGAATAAAatgtga